CAGACATGAACATAATGTGTGCAGATTTTCTCTCATACTGTCAAATATGTGATAATTCAATGACTGACGtgttgcacatacagtatttttgtaACTGAACAAAAGGTCGTAATACTGGACTTAAGACCTGACTGCACTGTTGCATTACCACATTTTCTGGAGACAATAACTGACTAATGGCGGCAGTAAGCCGTTCACTCAGCTTAACCCAGTCCATCCAGTTACCTTAGTGCCATCCTTTGTCTTTTgaaagctttgtgtttgtttttcttcaccatTTTGGGCTCAGGTGCTTCTGTTTGGATGTGAACAGGCTTCTCCTCAGCTGGTGTTACGAAGACGTCAGCTGTAACGTCTCTGGCCAAATCCTCCTTTGCTTCAGtcctcttcattttctgcatCTCTTTCACCATCTGCTTCTCCCGCACTCTGGCAGCTGCCGCCAGTCTGATCTCTCTCCGgtgctgtgggtgtgtgaaGAGAAAGGTGACTGACATAACCAAGAAATGATCGAAATGTAGCATGGTCATGTATCGGGCACAAAATGTCATCCAATACAACATCACATGCATTACAAACTGGATTTTACCATGTTAGGAGATTGGAAGTCTGGGTTTTCATACAGCGTAGGCCCTCCAAAGCTCCCCTGAAAAATCTTGATGAGATTGAGAACAAAGCGAGGACCAATCTCCACTAGAGAGGCATCCTCCTCCATGATCTGAACATGGCACAGAAAAATGAGTGCAAAAcatggaaacagaaagaaaataaaaatctctcAATACAGAATCCACATTTAACTTCTCAAAGCAATAAAATATTTACTAAAAATTCTAATTGTTGGCCTAGaagattttgcaaaaaaaatagcaaaacattACCTGGTAGTTTCTAAACCATATCCTGTTGTCTGCAATGGTGAATGTAAAGACGTGGTCGACAAAAGGCTGACTCTTTGGATGGTAGCGTGGAGTGGAAAATGTCTGTGAAATGGAAACGTGATGAGTTCCttcctttaattaaaaaaatgtagatATACAACCTACACAGCTTTCAGACAACATAAACGCTTGCTTATAGATACATTCACTGCTGAATTCTTTAATAGATCCCCATTAGTTTCCACAAAGTGGTTGTTAGTCTTCCTGAAATCCTGGCTGGGTAGAAACACAGTGTTGTCACTGTCCAAGTCATTTTACATGAGGAACACTTTAACAACTTAATGGGACACCTATCTCACTTTTAATAGCACCGTGGCAAGTGTTAAATTGTTCATAATTCCAGTTCAGTAAAACCGATCAGCTCTGATTTGCACAATGTCATCTGGCTACAGTTGACCGGACAGTCTGCTTTGCAAGGCTAGTGCCAAAAGTGTATTCAGGATTAATGTCTGTGTCTTATGACGTGCATCTTGCATACACACCTGGGTGAAGAGCTCCTTCAATAAAGCAAAGTGGGGCTCACTGTCAAATTTCTGTTGGAGACACAAACAAGTTCAGATCTCATTTGTGTTCAGACAAAGTCTTACCTTCATGGACTGATTAGCTGccaatacacacaaatgcatattCTAAGCAAACAGTTTGTCAGCAGCTACTCAGGCTAGCAATGAGAAATCAGTGAGTTTGGTTTTCACATGTGCTGAATGCAACTACTGATTATTTCATTAGGTGATCAAAGAATATTTATGTAGCTGTAGTTGTGATAATCGATGAAATTGATCTGGTGTCATGTTTGGATGGAAATACAGGTTCTGTGGCACACAGCTACCATCACAGACATATACTCCCAATACAGTTATATGATTGACAGAATTACTGACAGCATGTGCCAATGCTACTCACAGGATCGAACGAGAGCAATGGCCGGGATCCTTTGAGGCAGTTTCCTGTCATCTTGAGTTCAGCCAGTGTGTGAACTGTGGAGGAGAGAATAATATAAATCAGTTTTTACCCACCACACGTGACAGATGGTGTCAACTGCACTCCAGGACCATAACAGAAGCAACTCACTGTTTTGAACCAGAAACTTTGCAGAAGGTCCATGAGGGCTGTTTGAGATCCTGTCAGACAAGAACATTATTGAATTTACTTTAAAATTGTTCACCAAGTCAAAGAATGTAACAACGATCAAATACTCACCACATATAGAGGTCCTGCTTCTTCTTGGCCTCAAAAAAGAGGcatttgttgcagtttttcatttcacacaccTGGAAACAATGACAGTCCTTAGCTATGCTGTAGTGCATATGATTATACATGGTGTCCAAATGTTAAACAGTGTACTCACCTCATTAATAACAAACAACTTGTCCTTTCTGTCCATTTTTGTATCTATCAGACAAAGAGAATCCTTACTATCATCTctgatcaaaacaaacaatctaaCAAATGTCAGCATATGTACGAAATGACACTGcatctgactgacagactgtacTAACCTGCTTTTGAATGAGGCATCATGGTCCTCAGGTCCTGCATCAAGTGTCTTGTTCTGAAGTTAATGCCTcttgaggagaaaatgagaacCCTTTCCTTGTTGGTCCATTTCCCCTGTTCAAGAATACGGAATACAGCATATAACATCAAAACAAACTCAACAACGCGTATTGTTGTGGATTTTAAGAAATTTTTTCATTCACCTAGATGGCCTCTTTGTTTCTAATGATGTGCAGGAAATACACAGTAAATCAAATTTTGCTTGGCCCTATTTTGTGAGTGCTGACCTCAGACTAGGCATGTTGTGATTTAACGACTTTACCATGCTCCGCATTGAATTACActattctctgtgtttgttaatgCTACAAGGTGTGATCCGTTTTAGTAAAAGAATTACATTACACAACGTATTGAAAATATACCCCGGGTGAATGGGTGAACTTAGtttagctaactagctacc
The Chelmon rostratus isolate fCheRos1 chromosome 19, fCheRos1.pri, whole genome shotgun sequence DNA segment above includes these coding regions:
- the bxdc2 gene encoding ribosome biogenesis protein BRX1 homolog, with protein sequence MSAFKRKRGQARADKKAKKVKFVADGGEAPDESEQEKKNEVTIPAPVSLGKWTNKERVLIFSSRGINFRTRHLMQDLRTMMPHSKADTKMDRKDKLFVINEVCEMKNCNKCLFFEAKKKQDLYMWISNSPHGPSAKFLVQNIHTLAELKMTGNCLKGSRPLLSFDPKFDSEPHFALLKELFTQTFSTPRYHPKSQPFVDHVFTFTIADNRIWFRNYQIMEEDASLVEIGPRFVLNLIKIFQGSFGGPTLYENPDFQSPNMHRREIRLAAAARVREKQMVKEMQKMKRTEAKEDLARDVTADVFVTPAEEKPVHIQTEAPEPKMVKKNKHKAFKRQRMALR